One stretch of Novosphingobium pentaromativorans US6-1 DNA includes these proteins:
- a CDS encoding CoA-acylating methylmalonate-semialdehyde dehydrogenase gives MRDITHFIDGAAATMESRRSGDVYDPSTGQVQARVALATAAGLEQVVESARAAQPHWAALNPQRRARVMFRFKELIEQHMDELAHLLSSEHGKVVADSRGDLQRGLEVVEFACGIPHLLKGEYTEGAGPGIDVYSMRQPLGIVAGITPFNFPAMIPLWMAAPAIACGNAFILKPSERDPSVPVRLAELAIEAGLPKGILNVLHGDKEIVDAILDHPEIKAVSFVGSSDIAQYVYGRGATNGKRMQCMGGAKNHGIILPDADLDQAVADIVGAAYGSAGERCMALPVVTPVGEATANALREKLVEAINGLRVGIATDPDAHYGPVVSAQHKERIENYIQMAADEGAEIVVDGRDFSLQGYEDGYFLAPTLIDRVTANMKSYQDEIFGPVLQMVRAETFEEALSYPSKHQYGNGVAIFTRNGNYAREFAAKVEVGMVGINVPIPVPVAYHSFGGWKRSGFGDLNQYGMDGVRFYTRTKTVTQRWPSGGGVVDQSFVIPTMN, from the coding sequence ATGCGCGACATCACCCATTTCATCGATGGCGCTGCGGCGACGATGGAATCGCGGCGCAGCGGCGATGTTTATGATCCATCCACTGGCCAGGTTCAGGCACGTGTAGCGCTTGCGACGGCCGCGGGCCTTGAGCAAGTGGTCGAAAGCGCCAGGGCGGCCCAGCCGCACTGGGCGGCTCTCAATCCACAACGCCGTGCCCGTGTGATGTTCCGTTTCAAGGAACTGATCGAACAGCATATGGATGAACTCGCCCACCTGCTTTCCAGCGAGCATGGCAAGGTGGTCGCCGATTCCCGCGGCGATCTGCAGCGCGGGCTGGAAGTCGTCGAATTCGCATGCGGCATCCCCCACCTGCTGAAAGGCGAATATACCGAAGGCGCCGGCCCGGGGATCGACGTCTATTCCATGCGGCAGCCGCTGGGCATCGTTGCCGGAATCACGCCTTTCAACTTTCCGGCGATGATCCCCTTGTGGATGGCCGCACCCGCGATCGCCTGCGGCAATGCCTTCATCCTGAAACCATCCGAGCGCGATCCCTCCGTCCCGGTCCGGCTGGCCGAACTCGCCATTGAAGCGGGACTGCCCAAAGGCATCCTCAATGTCCTGCACGGCGACAAGGAAATCGTCGACGCGATCCTCGACCACCCCGAGATAAAGGCCGTCAGCTTCGTCGGCTCGTCCGACATTGCGCAATATGTGTACGGTCGCGGCGCGACGAACGGCAAGCGCATGCAGTGCATGGGCGGCGCGAAGAACCACGGCATCATCCTGCCCGACGCGGACCTGGATCAGGCAGTAGCCGATATCGTCGGCGCCGCCTACGGATCGGCGGGCGAGCGCTGCATGGCGCTCCCGGTGGTCACTCCGGTCGGCGAGGCAACCGCCAATGCGCTGCGCGAGAAGCTCGTGGAAGCGATCAACGGCCTGCGGGTAGGCATCGCCACCGACCCGGACGCGCATTACGGCCCTGTCGTCAGCGCGCAGCACAAGGAGCGTATCGAGAACTATATCCAGATGGCCGCCGATGAAGGGGCGGAGATCGTCGTGGACGGACGCGACTTCTCGCTTCAGGGCTACGAAGATGGATATTTCCTCGCCCCGACCCTGATCGATCGAGTCACGGCGAACATGAAGAGCTATCAGGATGAGATCTTCGGTCCGGTCCTGCAGATGGTTCGCGCGGAGACCTTCGAGGAAGCCCTGAGCTATCCCTCGAAGCATCAGTATGGCAACGGGGTCGCGATCTTTACGCGAAATGGCAACTACGCTCGCGAATTCGCCGCCAAGGTCGAAGTCGGAATGGTGGGCATCAATGTGCCGATTCCGGTTCCGGTCGCCTACCACAGCTTCGGTGGCTGGAAGCGCTCGGGGTTTGGCGATCTCAATCAGTACGGGATGGACGGCGTGCGCTTCTATACGCGCACGAAGACCGTCACGCAGCGCTGGCCCAGCGGCGGCGGCGTGGTGGATCAGAGCTTCGTCATCCCGACGATGAATTGA
- a CDS encoding Zn-ribbon domain-containing OB-fold protein → MAEKEAPPARAIRQLPALDEENKAFWTGGERGELMIVRCSGCEHYIHPPRPRCHLCGSSAVAPVPVSGRGKVKSFTINAQAWMPGLKIPYVVAAVELDEQERLYVFSNIVGCPVQDVRSGMPVEVEFENIEDVWIPLFHPVERVA, encoded by the coding sequence ATGGCAGAAAAAGAAGCACCACCGGCTCGCGCCATACGGCAGTTGCCCGCACTGGATGAGGAAAACAAAGCCTTCTGGACCGGAGGCGAACGCGGCGAACTGATGATCGTGCGCTGCAGCGGCTGCGAGCACTATATCCACCCGCCGCGCCCTCGCTGCCACCTGTGCGGCAGCAGCGCGGTGGCGCCTGTGCCGGTTTCCGGCCGCGGCAAGGTCAAGTCCTTTACCATCAATGCACAGGCCTGGATGCCCGGCCTGAAAATTCCCTACGTCGTCGCCGCAGTGGAGCTGGACGAGCAGGAACGGCTCTACGTCTTTTCCAACATCGTCGGTTGCCCGGTCCAGGACGTGCGCAGCGGCATGCCGGTCGAGGTCGAATTCGAAAACATCGAGGATGTCTGGATCCCCCTGTTTCATCCTGTGGAGCGTGTCGCATGA
- a CDS encoding biotin/lipoyl-containing protein — translation MATDIIMPKIGFSMTEGVLSEWLIQNGASVKEGDPLFSVESDKSTNEVESPASGTLTISAEAGETYEVGAILGSIG, via the coding sequence ATGGCAACAGATATCATTATGCCCAAGATCGGCTTTTCGATGACCGAAGGCGTGCTTTCGGAATGGCTCATACAGAACGGCGCATCCGTCAAGGAAGGCGATCCCCTGTTCTCGGTTGAGAGCGACAAGTCCACCAACGAGGTCGAATCGCCGGCATCGGGTACTTTGACGATTTCAGCCGAAGCAGGGGAAACCTACGAGGTCGGAGCGATACTCGGCTCGATCGGGTAA
- a CDS encoding alpha-ketoacid dehydrogenase subunit beta gives MAVETKKLNIIQAINEGLSEAMAADDKVIVFGEDVADREGGGVVGVTHGLSTRFGDERVRSTPISEQAIIGAAIGAAINGYKPVAEIMLMNFTTVAMDMIVNHAAKLRYMSGGQTGVPITIRMMTGAGISVAGQHSDFLEAWFAHTPGLKVVAPSSAADAKGLMLSCIDDPDPCIFIECSRAYAMADDVPVGAQRIPLGKAKVVREGADVTVVTYSEIVHRALKAAKALEDEGLSVEVIDLRTIAPWDRDTVIESARKTGRVVVAHEAVRRFGVGAEIAATLQEELFGELKAPVMRVGAPFAPVPFSKPLEEAFLISADQIADAIRSTTGAKTPVTTS, from the coding sequence ATGGCTGTCGAAACGAAGAAGCTCAATATCATCCAGGCCATCAACGAAGGCCTGTCCGAAGCCATGGCGGCCGATGACAAGGTGATCGTTTTCGGCGAGGACGTGGCCGACCGCGAGGGCGGCGGCGTTGTCGGCGTTACGCATGGCCTTTCGACCAGATTCGGGGACGAGCGTGTCCGTTCCACCCCGATTTCGGAGCAGGCGATCATCGGTGCCGCCATCGGTGCAGCGATCAACGGGTACAAGCCCGTCGCCGAGATCATGCTGATGAACTTCACCACGGTGGCGATGGACATGATCGTCAATCATGCGGCGAAGCTGCGCTACATGTCCGGTGGGCAGACCGGCGTGCCGATCACGATTCGAATGATGACAGGAGCAGGCATCTCGGTCGCGGGGCAGCACAGCGACTTTCTCGAGGCATGGTTTGCACATACACCCGGCCTCAAGGTCGTCGCCCCTTCGTCTGCAGCCGATGCCAAGGGCCTGATGCTTTCCTGCATCGACGATCCCGATCCGTGCATCTTCATCGAATGCTCCCGCGCCTATGCCATGGCGGACGACGTGCCGGTAGGGGCGCAGCGCATTCCCCTGGGCAAGGCGAAAGTGGTCCGTGAGGGCGCAGATGTGACAGTCGTCACTTATTCCGAGATCGTCCACCGCGCCCTGAAGGCAGCGAAGGCGCTTGAGGACGAAGGGCTTTCGGTGGAAGTCATCGATTTGCGCACCATCGCTCCCTGGGACCGTGACACGGTGATCGAATCCGCAAGGAAGACGGGCCGCGTCGTCGTCGCGCACGAAGCCGTTCGTCGCTTCGGCGTGGGCGCCGAGATCGCCGCAACCTTGCAGGAGGAACTGTTCGGCGAGCTCAAGGCCCCGGTGATGCGTGTCGGCGCACCGTTCGCGCCGGTGCCCTTCTCGAAGCCGCTCGAAGAAGCCTTCCTTATCTCGGCCGATCAGATCGCCGACGCCATCAGATCGACGACCGGGGCCAAAACTCCGGTGACTACATCCTAA
- a CDS encoding 2Fe-2S iron-sulfur cluster-binding protein, which translates to MPKLTIVTREGEEREIAAEEGRSVMEVIRDAGFDELLALCGGCCSCATCHVMVAPEFADRLPPISEDENDLLDSSEHRTELSRLSCQLPVTESIDGLRITIAPED; encoded by the coding sequence ATGCCCAAGTTGACCATCGTCACACGCGAAGGCGAAGAGCGCGAGATCGCCGCCGAGGAAGGCCGTTCCGTCATGGAAGTAATCCGCGATGCCGGGTTCGACGAACTCCTGGCCCTGTGCGGTGGATGCTGCTCCTGCGCTACATGCCATGTTATGGTCGCTCCTGAATTCGCAGACCGTCTGCCGCCGATCAGCGAAGACGAAAACGATCTGCTCGACAGTTCCGAACATCGCACAGAACTGTCGCGGCTTTCGTGCCAGTTGCCGGTCACCGAATCGATCGACGGCTTGCGGATCACCATCGCACCGGAAGATTGA
- a CDS encoding thiamine pyrophosphate-dependent dehydrogenase E1 component subunit alpha: protein MQSSSEDARVNRAIPDAETQLEIYRRMALIARNDEVSRKVIKTGRLMMPYYSPRGQEVIPSALSVNLNHDDQICTIYRGTHDMLAKGVPLRDLWAEVAGRVTGTCKGKGGPMHITHPASGAILTTGIVGSSMPIANGLAWAHKLDGSKRVVIAYFGDAASNIGAFHESLNLASLWKLPVIFVCQNNLFGEHTRYENATSVDQVSKRSASYSMPGVTVDGNDPIEMYAAAHEAIARAREGGGPTLIEAMTFRFHGHVFGDDDSYMTKEEKAAAIAKDPVPAFRAKLIADGIATEEDLAAMEKTIADDIEDAVQYALGSDLPHASELTTDVYAEAGVA, encoded by the coding sequence ATGCAAAGCAGTTCTGAAGACGCGCGCGTCAATCGCGCAATTCCGGATGCAGAAACCCAGCTCGAAATCTATCGGCGTATGGCCCTTATCGCCAGGAACGACGAGGTTTCGCGCAAGGTCATCAAGACCGGACGCCTGATGATGCCGTATTATTCACCGCGCGGGCAGGAAGTCATTCCGTCCGCCCTGTCGGTCAATCTCAACCACGATGACCAGATCTGCACGATCTATCGGGGCACGCACGACATGCTCGCCAAGGGCGTGCCTTTGCGCGACCTGTGGGCGGAAGTCGCCGGGCGCGTTACGGGCACCTGCAAAGGCAAGGGCGGTCCGATGCACATCACCCACCCTGCTTCCGGCGCGATCCTGACGACCGGCATCGTCGGCTCGTCCATGCCGATCGCGAACGGTCTCGCCTGGGCCCACAAGCTCGACGGCAGCAAGCGCGTGGTGATTGCCTACTTCGGCGATGCGGCCTCCAATATCGGCGCGTTCCACGAGAGCCTCAACCTGGCCTCGCTCTGGAAACTGCCTGTCATTTTCGTGTGTCAGAACAATCTGTTCGGCGAACACACGCGGTACGAGAATGCCACCAGCGTGGACCAGGTGTCCAAACGCTCTGCAAGCTACTCGATGCCCGGCGTCACTGTTGACGGCAACGACCCCATCGAAATGTACGCAGCCGCGCATGAAGCGATCGCCCGTGCCCGTGAAGGTGGCGGCCCGACTCTGATCGAAGCCATGACCTTCCGCTTCCACGGTCACGTCTTCGGCGACGATGACAGCTACATGACCAAGGAAGAAAAGGCCGCGGCAATCGCCAAGGATCCGGTTCCCGCGTTCCGCGCCAAGCTGATCGCCGATGGCATTGCCACGGAAGAAGATCTTGCGGCGATGGAAAAGACCATTGCCGACGATATCGAAGACGCAGTGCAATATGCTCTCGGCAGCGACTTGCCGCACGCGAGCGAACTGACCACCGATGTCTATGCCGAAGCAGGGGTTGCGTGA
- a CDS encoding Zn-dependent alcohol dehydrogenase, producing the protein MKAAVLREAGKPMTIENVQLDKPGPHEVLIRTAAAGLCHSDLSFVDGVYPTQMPIVLGHESAGIVEAVGSEVQTVKPGDHVVTCITAYCGHCNYCLGGRMSLCVSEDTVRSANEPSRISQNGNDLPQFLKLSSFAEQILTHEHAVVAIRRDMPLDRAAVIGCAVMTGFGAAVNTAGIRPGDTVAVIGCGGVGLPAINGAKIAGAGRIIAIDMSRGKEALARDFGATDFICAADGDPVEAVLELTGGGVRHALECVGRGATMSQSIMMVEPGGTATVVGAAPPSDMVNFPAFALLRERRLQGSYLGSNRFPIQIPQIIDLYMQGRLELDKMVTMRLALEEINKGFDAMRDGQVARAVIEFDH; encoded by the coding sequence ATGAAGGCTGCAGTTCTGCGCGAAGCTGGCAAACCGATGACGATCGAAAACGTCCAGTTGGACAAGCCCGGGCCGCATGAAGTTCTGATTCGCACTGCAGCTGCCGGATTGTGTCACAGCGACCTGAGCTTTGTGGACGGCGTGTATCCGACGCAAATGCCTATCGTTCTCGGGCACGAAAGTGCCGGAATCGTGGAAGCGGTCGGTTCTGAAGTCCAGACAGTGAAGCCGGGCGATCATGTCGTCACGTGTATTACAGCATATTGCGGACATTGTAATTACTGCTTGGGCGGACGTATGTCGCTGTGCGTTTCCGAAGATACGGTGCGCAGCGCAAACGAGCCTTCGCGTATTTCCCAGAACGGCAATGACCTCCCGCAATTCCTCAAGCTTTCCTCCTTTGCCGAGCAGATCCTCACTCACGAGCATGCCGTTGTGGCGATCCGGCGGGACATGCCGTTGGACCGTGCCGCGGTGATCGGCTGTGCGGTGATGACCGGGTTCGGCGCCGCGGTGAATACAGCAGGCATCCGGCCAGGCGATACGGTGGCGGTGATCGGATGCGGCGGCGTCGGTCTGCCCGCCATCAACGGTGCGAAAATCGCCGGTGCAGGCCGCATCATCGCGATCGACATGTCGCGCGGGAAAGAGGCGCTGGCTCGCGATTTCGGCGCAACCGACTTCATCTGCGCGGCAGACGGGGATCCGGTCGAGGCCGTGCTGGAATTGACCGGTGGCGGCGTGCGTCATGCGCTGGAATGCGTGGGCAGGGGGGCTACGATGTCCCAGTCCATCATGATGGTAGAGCCGGGCGGTACGGCTACCGTGGTCGGGGCCGCGCCGCCTTCGGACATGGTCAATTTTCCGGCCTTTGCCCTGCTTCGCGAGCGCAGGCTACAGGGCTCCTATCTCGGTTCGAACCGTTTCCCGATCCAGATCCCCCAGATCATCGATCTCTACATGCAGGGCCGGCTTGAGCTGGACAAGATGGTGACGATGCGCCTGGCACTGGAGGAAATCAACAAGGGCTTCGATGCCATGCGCGACGGCCAGGTCGCCCGCGCGGTGATCGAGTTCGACCACTAA
- a CDS encoding LysR substrate-binding domain-containing protein: protein MQHFVAVAEEKHFGNAARRLNMSQPPLSQSIQRLEAELGVTLLERSRRKVELTRAGKIFLEEARRTLRQADLARAMTQRAGQPIPDVRVSFIGPALYHVLPSLIVKFRSAVPDVHVRLFEHPSSRQVEGLQHGEFDVGFVTAATDRTDEFDSFIVERSRIVAAVPANGPFAEHTSVALNELAQQPFITPPQRYSIYSKDMLEMFKAVGVMPQVTQEATQTNTAISLVAAGLGCSLVPATAAVAHVRNVKYLPIIDDTVRTVAELAMIWLPKHVSERGKSFIELVRAQVDESQPPQDLDTLL from the coding sequence ATGCAACATTTCGTCGCTGTCGCCGAGGAAAAGCACTTCGGCAACGCGGCTCGCCGCCTGAACATGTCTCAGCCACCACTCAGCCAATCAATTCAACGCCTTGAGGCTGAACTGGGCGTAACCCTGCTCGAGCGCTCGAGGCGCAAGGTGGAATTGACGCGGGCCGGGAAAATCTTCCTGGAAGAAGCCCGGCGCACCTTGCGACAGGCCGATCTGGCCCGCGCAATGACGCAGCGCGCCGGCCAGCCGATTCCCGACGTGCGCGTAAGCTTCATCGGGCCCGCATTATACCACGTCCTACCGTCCCTGATCGTCAAGTTTCGCTCCGCAGTTCCCGACGTACACGTCCGGCTTTTCGAGCATCCGTCATCACGGCAGGTCGAAGGTTTGCAACATGGCGAATTCGATGTCGGCTTCGTCACTGCCGCGACTGACCGAACGGACGAGTTCGATTCGTTCATCGTGGAGCGTTCAAGAATAGTCGCAGCCGTTCCCGCCAACGGACCTTTCGCAGAACACACGTCGGTCGCGCTCAACGAACTGGCCCAGCAACCCTTCATCACGCCGCCCCAGCGCTACAGCATATATTCCAAGGACATGCTTGAAATGTTCAAGGCTGTAGGGGTGATGCCGCAGGTAACCCAAGAGGCGACACAGACGAATACGGCGATCAGCCTGGTCGCTGCGGGCCTGGGCTGCAGCTTGGTTCCGGCGACCGCAGCGGTGGCGCACGTTCGCAACGTCAAGTATCTGCCGATCATCGATGACACGGTGCGGACCGTTGCCGAACTTGCGATGATCTGGCTGCCCAAGCATGTGAGCGAGCGCGGGAAGTCCTTCATCGAACTTGTCCGAGCACAAGTCGACGAGAGCCAGCCCCCACAGGACCTGGATACTCTGCTATGA
- a CDS encoding LysR family transcriptional regulator produces the protein MLNSDLLLTFLQVVRRGNALAAARAMGVDHSTVIRRLTQLEAALDTRLFDRSPRGLAPTAAALALVTGAEKVEAAIMAATDDVVGRDGDISGTVRLATPEIFGTFLVAPNIAGIAERHPRLVLELSPESRSISLSKREADIAITLRRPPRGRLIARKLTDFRLGLYASRSYLEQHPTIETLKDVESHGFVSYIDELVASPEMVALDYVVPDARVVFRSSSSIAQHLAVTAGLGLGILHVLASEKDDRLVRILVDEVEVVRSYWLVVHSDLSRLPRVRAVMDFLEELIVDHAPIL, from the coding sequence ATGCTCAACTCTGATCTGCTTCTGACATTCCTGCAAGTTGTCCGGCGCGGCAACGCGCTCGCCGCTGCGCGCGCGATGGGCGTGGACCACAGTACGGTTATCCGCCGTCTCACCCAATTGGAGGCCGCGCTCGACACCCGGCTCTTCGATCGTTCCCCGCGTGGTCTTGCGCCGACCGCAGCCGCGCTTGCTCTCGTGACGGGTGCAGAAAAGGTCGAGGCTGCGATCATGGCTGCAACCGACGATGTCGTGGGACGTGACGGCGACATCAGCGGTACCGTGCGCCTGGCGACACCGGAAATCTTCGGTACCTTCCTGGTGGCCCCTAACATTGCCGGGATTGCTGAGCGGCACCCTCGTCTGGTGCTGGAACTCTCGCCGGAAAGCCGATCCATCAGCCTGTCCAAGCGTGAAGCCGATATTGCGATCACGTTGCGCAGGCCGCCTCGGGGTCGGCTGATCGCCCGGAAGCTCACCGATTTCCGGCTTGGTCTCTATGCCTCGCGCAGCTACCTCGAACAGCATCCGACGATCGAAACGCTGAAGGATGTCGAGAGCCACGGTTTCGTCTCCTATATCGACGAACTGGTCGCATCCCCCGAGATGGTGGCGCTGGACTATGTCGTGCCCGATGCTCGGGTCGTGTTCCGCTCCAGCTCCAGCATTGCGCAGCATCTCGCAGTGACTGCGGGCCTGGGCCTGGGCATTCTCCACGTGCTGGCTTCGGAGAAGGACGATCGCCTGGTTCGTATTCTGGTCGATGAGGTGGAGGTCGTGCGCAGCTACTGGCTGGTTGTTCACAGCGACTTGTCGCGATTGCCAAGGGTCAGGGCGGTCATGGATTTTCTGGAAGAACTGATTGTGGATCATGCTCCCATCCTGTGA